The DNA region tatttcttcccttttgttgcccttgttttattgttgtagttactattgttgttgtccttgttggataggacagagagaaatggagaggaggggggaagacagagaggaggagagaaagacacctgcagacctgctttaccgcctgtgaagcgactcccctgcaggtggggagcccgggctcgaaccgggagccttatgtcagccattgtgctttgcgccacctgcggttaacccgctgtactacagcccgactcccatgaaagcaatttttgaaaattttttttaggtatttcatttattttattttgagagagctaCAAGGAGAGAAAGTACtcggagagaaacaccagagcactgctcagctccagcatatggtggtgcggggcGGATTGAACCTTggcctttggaacctcaggcatgagactctctttgcataactattatgctacctacccccccccgcatttttttttttttgcgcatTCATTACGCAgtgcgccaggacccaggttcgagcccccggtccccacctgcagggagtaagcttcccaagtggtgaagcagggctgcaggtgtctctgtctcccttcctctccatcgccccctcccctctcaatttctcttggcacCTATccgataataagtaaataagtaaataaataaataaatataaacacggaaaaagaaaaagacaaccaGGGGGTCTAGCCCATCCTTCTGGTAAAAAGAGAGcgagaggaggaaacagagaccctgcagcactgcttcatccttgcaaagctttccccctgcaggtggggagctggggtggggagggggggctcgaacccgggtccctgcgcattgcaacatatgagctcaaccaggtgcgccaccacgcggCCCCTTCAGGTGGGCTTCTACGCGGGTCCCCACGccgtctgcccccaccccacccgcccCGCAGGTGCTCAAGGAACAGGGGGTGCAGAGTTCTCAAGCGGGCACACACGTGGTTTattgggggggctgggggtgcgGGGGGACCCCTAGATGGCTCGCAGCCCCAGGCCGAGCCCCGCCAGCCCCAGCCCGCTGGCCAGCAGGCAGCCCAGATTGCAGAGTGAGGACAGCCCGTGGGCGCGCACGAAGGCCTGGCGCCGCGCCGCGTACTCGGGGTCCCGGGCGCGCAGCTGGAGGTAGGGGTCGGGGCCCCCCTGGCTGCCGGGCACCTCGCGGCCCAGGCCTCGCTCCTTCTCTGCCGCCTGCAGCGCCCACATGGCGGCCGTGGTGCGGGGGCCCAACCAGCGGGCATTCAGGGCGGCCAGAATGGTGGAGGCGGCCAGCAGGAGCAGCTGcggaggaggaggggtggaggaggggagaagggatgTGAGGGGGAGAGAACCAAGCAGGgatggggagaagagaggggaggggagcgggCTGGGGGAAGGGgcgagaggggaagaggagtggagaggcttgagaggaaggagggcaggggggtggagaagagaggtgg from Erinaceus europaeus chromosome 23, mEriEur2.1, whole genome shotgun sequence includes:
- the TMEM205 gene encoding transmembrane protein 205; this translates as MEEGVPGVVAVVHLLVLSGAWGMQVWMTFASGFLLFRNLPRHTFGLVQSKLFPFYFHTSLACALINLFIWLSQKKWAQFTWWDVGQLLLLAASTILAALNARWLGPRTTAAMWALQAAEKERGLGREVPGSQGGPDPYLQLRARDPEYAARRQAFVRAHGLSSLCNLGCLLASGLGLAGLGLGLRAI